From the genome of Oscillatoria sp. FACHB-1407, one region includes:
- a CDS encoding flavin reductase family protein, translated as MLDEQAKKTMLRKIPHGLYICGVKDGEDVNGFTASWVMQASFQPPLVVNCVNQKSISHAMIKASQVFALSFLEDGQKDLAQKFFKPLRRVGNKFEDVEFYLGETGCPIISDSLGFVECRVVGSVEQGDHTVYVGEVIASGIHREGNPLLLESTGWQYGG; from the coding sequence TTGCTAGACGAACAAGCGAAAAAGACGATGCTCCGCAAGATCCCTCATGGTCTTTATATCTGCGGAGTTAAGGATGGGGAAGACGTCAACGGGTTTACGGCAAGTTGGGTAATGCAAGCCTCATTTCAGCCACCGTTAGTCGTGAATTGCGTCAACCAAAAATCCATTTCTCACGCCATGATTAAAGCCAGTCAGGTGTTCGCCCTGAGTTTCCTGGAAGATGGACAAAAAGACTTGGCGCAAAAATTCTTTAAGCCCCTGCGTCGCGTTGGCAACAAGTTTGAAGATGTGGAGTTTTATCTGGGCGAGACGGGCTGCCCAATCATTTCGGACTCATTGGGCTTTGTCGAGTGCCGGGTCGTTGGCTCTGTCGAGCAGGGTGATCACACTGTGTACGTAGGCGAAGTGATTGCGTCTGGGATTCACCGAGAAGGCAATCCGCTCTTGTTGGAAAGTACAGGTTGGCAGTACGGGGGCTAG
- a CDS encoding tRNA (cytidine(34)-2'-O)-methyltransferase: MPHVVLVNPEIPPNTGNIARTCAATETELHLVGPLGFEISDRYLKRAGLDYWEYVKLHYHPSFEAFQEFYQTQEGRWIGFSTSGTCSYIQFQFQPTDWLLFGCETKGLPPSVLSHCHHTLYIPMTQTGVRSLNLSVSVAVGLFEAYRQLGNLANVPSRSAPLNADCS; this comes from the coding sequence ATGCCGCACGTGGTTCTTGTTAATCCAGAAATTCCACCCAACACGGGCAATATCGCCCGAACCTGCGCTGCAACTGAGACAGAGCTGCATTTGGTGGGTCCATTGGGCTTCGAAATTAGCGATCGCTATTTAAAAAGAGCAGGTCTTGACTACTGGGAATACGTCAAGCTCCACTACCACCCCTCATTTGAGGCTTTTCAGGAGTTTTACCAGACTCAGGAAGGACGGTGGATTGGGTTCAGCACTTCAGGAACTTGTAGTTATATACAATTTCAGTTTCAACCTACGGATTGGTTACTGTTTGGTTGTGAAACAAAGGGCTTACCCCCATCGGTGCTCAGTCATTGTCATCACACGCTTTACATTCCGATGACGCAAACAGGAGTTCGTAGTCTCAATTTGTCGGTCAGTGTTGCCGTTGGTTTGTTTGAGGCGTATCGTCAGCTTGGCAATTTGGCGAACGTCCCATCTCGCTCTGCCCCGTTAAACGCAGATTGCTCATAA
- a CDS encoding HAD family hydrolase, whose protein sequence is MVQPLVNLKALLFDLDGTIADTDPIHFQTWKAVLQEYGVEIDRPFYQAKFSGRLNPAIVKDVLPQLSAEEGQAVSDRKEADFRQRATQLLTPMPGLMEVLTWMEHQQFLRAIVTNAPVENAQFMLQTLKLEAIFPLVVLGQELPRGKPDPMPYQVALERLGVTAEEAIAFEDSPSGIRSAVAAGIPTVGVASTHAPEELEALGTVLVVADFTDPRLLDHLQISARSM, encoded by the coding sequence ATGGTTCAACCTTTGGTTAATCTAAAAGCCTTACTGTTTGATCTGGATGGGACGATCGCCGATACCGATCCCATCCATTTCCAGACCTGGAAAGCCGTTTTGCAGGAATATGGGGTCGAAATCGATCGCCCCTTTTACCAAGCTAAGTTTAGTGGACGGTTGAATCCGGCGATCGTCAAGGATGTGTTGCCCCAGTTGTCTGCTGAAGAGGGGCAAGCCGTGAGCGATCGCAAGGAGGCAGACTTTCGCCAGCGAGCCACCCAGCTTTTAACCCCAATGCCGGGTTTGATGGAGGTGTTGACCTGGATGGAACATCAGCAATTTTTGCGGGCGATCGTCACCAATGCCCCGGTGGAAAATGCCCAATTCATGCTGCAAACCTTGAAATTAGAGGCGATCTTTCCGCTCGTGGTGTTGGGGCAAGAGTTGCCCAGAGGAAAACCAGACCCCATGCCCTATCAGGTTGCGCTGGAGCGGTTAGGGGTGACGGCAGAGGAGGCGATCGCCTTTGAAGATTCGCCTTCTGGGATTCGCTCGGCGGTTGCAGCGGGCATTCCAACGGTTGGCGTTGCCTCCACTCATGCCCCTGAAGAACTTGAAGCCCTGGGAACTGTTTTAGTCGTTGCTGATTTTACTGATCCACGTTTACTCGATCATCTCCAGATTTCGGCAAGATCTATGTAA
- a CDS encoding phenylpyruvate tautomerase MIF-related protein gives MPFIKVQSSIATPDRTTVEALLKQLSAHLAKHTGKSESYVMTAFEPDVAMTFGGTTEPTCYIEIKSVGTMSGTQTKAMSQDFSQIVTATLGVPANRTYIEFADAKGMMWGWNGSTFG, from the coding sequence ATGCCATTCATTAAAGTGCAATCGTCGATCGCCACACCCGATCGCACCACAGTTGAGGCGTTGCTCAAGCAACTCTCTGCTCACCTGGCAAAACACACGGGTAAGTCAGAGTCCTATGTGATGACCGCCTTTGAACCTGACGTAGCCATGACATTTGGAGGCACGACCGAGCCAACCTGTTACATCGAGATTAAAAGTGTTGGCACCATGAGTGGCACTCAAACGAAAGCCATGAGCCAGGACTTTTCTCAAATTGTCACCGCCACACTGGGTGTGCCTGCCAATCGAACCTATATTGAGTTTGCCGATGCAAAAGGCATGATGTGGGGTTGGAATGGTTCAACCTTTGGTTAA
- the gshA gene encoding glutamate--cysteine ligase produces MLSKGFEVEMYTGTPQGDIVGFSDRIVADLHGFAREPDSRNVEYTTPPLCRYERLLCDLVRPRQQLRTYLQKLGDYTLIPGSTLALGGGDRFYRSDPANPYHTYIEQTYGTTVVTASIHINIGISDPDVLMRACRLVRVEAPLYLALSASSPFLNGEITGSHSTRWSVFPKTPAEVPLFESHAHYIEWTEAQLALGTMQNVRHLWSSVRPNGDRRPYNLNRLELRICDLVSDPVSLLAIAALLEARILQLMENPLLDPLVNSQLPLSTRASDLVTLTDANELAAAHHSLDAELKHWKDGQPIQARDWVDQLYHEVWAIAKKHGFSCFLLPLRKILREGNEAQKWLKLCEQGLDPQAVLMQAIQTAANDEAALARELCQPLVA; encoded by the coding sequence ATGCTGTCAAAAGGCTTTGAAGTAGAGATGTATACTGGCACGCCCCAAGGCGATATTGTCGGTTTTTCAGATCGGATTGTGGCGGATTTGCATGGGTTTGCCCGAGAACCTGATAGCCGCAATGTGGAATATACAACTCCTCCCCTGTGCCGCTATGAACGGTTGCTGTGCGATCTGGTGCGCCCCCGCCAGCAATTGCGAACCTATTTGCAAAAACTGGGTGATTACACCCTCATTCCGGGGAGCACCCTGGCGTTGGGTGGAGGCGATCGCTTCTATCGCTCTGACCCGGCTAATCCTTACCACACCTATATTGAGCAGACCTACGGGACGACTGTCGTCACTGCCAGCATTCACATCAACATTGGCATCAGTGACCCTGATGTATTGATGCGTGCCTGTCGTCTCGTGCGGGTGGAAGCACCGCTCTATCTAGCTCTGAGTGCCTCATCTCCGTTTCTCAATGGGGAAATCACTGGAAGTCACTCCACTCGCTGGAGTGTGTTCCCAAAAACTCCGGCGGAGGTGCCGCTGTTTGAAAGCCACGCACATTATATAGAGTGGACTGAAGCCCAGTTGGCATTGGGCACGATGCAAAACGTGCGCCATCTATGGTCATCGGTACGCCCCAACGGCGATCGCCGCCCTTACAATTTGAACCGTCTAGAACTGCGAATCTGTGATCTGGTTTCGGATCCAGTGTCACTCCTGGCGATCGCTGCCCTGTTAGAAGCCCGTATCCTGCAACTGATGGAAAACCCACTGCTCGACCCGCTAGTGAATAGCCAGTTGCCGTTATCAACTCGGGCAAGCGATCTGGTTACTCTGACGGATGCGAATGAGTTAGCTGCGGCGCATCACAGTCTGGATGCTGAACTGAAACACTGGAAAGATGGTCAGCCGATTCAAGCACGAGATTGGGTGGATCAGCTCTATCACGAGGTGTGGGCGATCGCCAAAAAACACGGATTTAGTTGTTTCTTGTTGCCGCTCCGGAAAATTTTGCGAGAAGGCAATGAGGCGCAGAAATGGCTCAAGCTGTGTGAGCAAGGGTTAGACCCCCAGGCTGTTTTAATGCAAGCAATCCAAACGGCTGCAAACGATGAAGCGGCTCTTGCCAGAGAGTTATGTCAGCCATTAGTAGCTTGA
- a CDS encoding GIY-YIG nuclease family protein, which translates to MTSTPPALADLDYIAYLDESGQLTPGWEGKVGVYAIFNQEKTLQFIGYSRDVALSLRQHLVRQPQQCYWVKVNTIDRPSRTVLEEIRDRWIAENGAIPVGNAEQEALWSQPIDAKQSMNRDEQQIYAAGDELAQIKLLKQVARRVEEQVLAALAERGVQMQIRFNPKLKESGLLDLK; encoded by the coding sequence ATGACTTCTACTCCTCCTGCACTTGCCGATTTAGATTACATCGCTTATCTCGATGAAAGCGGACAACTCACCCCAGGTTGGGAGGGCAAAGTTGGGGTATACGCCATTTTTAATCAGGAAAAGACGTTGCAGTTCATTGGCTACTCGCGAGATGTGGCATTGAGTTTGCGGCAACACTTAGTCCGACAACCTCAGCAGTGTTATTGGGTCAAGGTCAACACCATCGATCGCCCCAGTCGCACGGTGCTAGAAGAAATCCGCGATCGCTGGATCGCTGAAAATGGTGCTATCCCTGTGGGCAATGCAGAACAGGAAGCCTTGTGGAGCCAACCAATTGATGCTAAACAAAGCATGAACCGTGACGAACAGCAGATCTACGCAGCAGGCGACGAGCTTGCCCAAATCAAGCTGCTGAAACAAGTAGCCCGTCGAGTGGAGGAGCAAGTCCTGGCGGCTCTGGCTGAACGAGGCGTGCAAATGCAAATTCGCTTCAACCCCAAATTGAAGGAAAGCGGTTTGCTCGACCTGAAGTAA
- a CDS encoding LysM peptidoglycan-binding domain-containing protein: protein MKRAFPQKVKPVSCDPFSVEITAGQSKQNPTGVNRKARTSAAMIGLALSMGASSLLLPRQDDGAAAAEPVAESTVAVTPLAQQVATLPGAVQADSANTIPVSSSTDVEHVVQEGQTLWQLARLYRVSVQTITAANGLTSSSTIRVGQVLTIPTSAQVSSPDLAQSWSANSEAEAKTERDQALSRLRQERDKLRNSLAELRSEESGQLSANPPKAGQQSAASPSSESVLSQRPIAEIQSQSSVVDGSNASNVVVHQVKPGETLGAIALSYGLPQQVLASANRISDPDWLRANQSLIIPQASSTSVTQPLVTVPTGQVDTMPSAAEQSGQAESAADSVVYRVNPGDTLGEIANVYNIAQVSLMDANGLQNPDLIVAGQVLRIPMPAVEQVKAPETPSVESSVEVVEPATSEEELVAAVATPAVSASDLAPTIVTEPTVVTEADANTFSDDISEPVIPEPVVAGEDNVPADEADQVAVAPLSVSPSAVVESEVSQPVNFTENLMAEILDLRDRYRAHEVDAPTQAESVAAQEPVVVAAASDLLSVPSTNITDVVVAEPEFSSSQSREAVDAQNPEVRPVVAPERSQAESEPAQSQLVAVAPLGSENYAPLVQPIAGQMVSPDLPPLPDAEAYLPNGAPRFDGFIWPAQGRLTSGYGWRWGRMHRGIDIGAPVGTPVYAVADGVVEFSGWNSGGYGNMVEIRHADGTMTRYAHHSRNLVRAGQRVEQGQHIAAVGSTGYSTGPHLHFEIHLPNQGTVNPIAYLPR, encoded by the coding sequence TTGAAACGAGCATTTCCGCAGAAGGTTAAGCCTGTTTCCTGTGATCCGTTCTCGGTTGAGATTACGGCAGGACAGTCTAAGCAAAACCCCACAGGAGTAAATCGTAAGGCTCGCACCTCTGCCGCCATGATTGGTTTGGCACTATCCATGGGTGCATCCAGCTTATTGTTGCCACGTCAAGATGATGGGGCAGCCGCCGCCGAGCCTGTTGCCGAGTCAACTGTCGCTGTGACCCCTCTGGCTCAGCAAGTTGCTACTCTCCCCGGCGCGGTCCAGGCTGATTCCGCCAATACGATTCCTGTTTCGTCGAGTACTGATGTTGAGCATGTTGTTCAAGAAGGTCAAACCCTCTGGCAACTTGCCCGACTCTATCGAGTCAGTGTTCAGACGATTACGGCTGCTAACGGTCTTACTTCTAGTTCTACAATTCGTGTTGGACAGGTTCTCACCATTCCAACCTCGGCTCAGGTTTCATCCCCAGATTTAGCTCAAAGCTGGTCTGCCAACTCTGAAGCTGAAGCTAAAACAGAGCGAGATCAGGCATTGAGCCGCCTACGGCAAGAACGCGATAAGTTGAGAAATAGTCTGGCGGAGTTGAGGAGTGAGGAATCAGGACAGCTAAGCGCAAATCCTCCTAAGGCGGGGCAGCAGTCAGCGGCTAGTCCATCAAGTGAGTCTGTTTTATCCCAACGCCCGATCGCTGAGATTCAATCTCAAAGCTCGGTTGTGGATGGGTCTAATGCCTCTAACGTGGTAGTGCATCAGGTCAAGCCTGGTGAAACATTGGGGGCGATCGCCCTGTCTTATGGGTTGCCTCAGCAGGTGTTAGCGTCTGCTAACCGCATCAGTGATCCTGACTGGCTGAGAGCTAATCAATCTCTCATCATCCCACAAGCGTCTTCGACTTCGGTTACGCAGCCTTTAGTGACAGTGCCGACAGGTCAAGTCGATACAATGCCGTCTGCCGCAGAACAGTCTGGGCAAGCAGAAAGTGCTGCTGACTCTGTTGTTTATCGGGTCAATCCGGGTGACACCTTGGGAGAAATTGCCAATGTCTACAACATTGCTCAAGTCTCCTTGATGGATGCTAACGGTTTGCAAAACCCTGATTTAATTGTGGCGGGTCAGGTACTGCGGATTCCGATGCCTGCTGTTGAGCAAGTTAAAGCTCCAGAGACGCCATCGGTTGAGTCGTCCGTAGAAGTGGTTGAGCCTGCTACTTCTGAGGAAGAGCTAGTCGCGGCAGTTGCTACTCCTGCTGTGTCGGCTTCTGATCTGGCACCAACGATCGTGACTGAACCGACGGTAGTCACTGAAGCGGATGCAAACACTTTTAGTGATGATATCTCGGAGCCTGTTATTCCTGAGCCAGTTGTGGCTGGTGAAGATAACGTTCCCGCTGATGAGGCAGATCAAGTAGCTGTTGCACCTCTGAGTGTCTCTCCGAGTGCTGTTGTTGAATCTGAGGTATCTCAGCCCGTCAACTTTACAGAGAACTTGATGGCAGAGATTTTGGATTTGCGCGATCGCTATCGTGCTCATGAGGTTGATGCTCCAACTCAGGCTGAGTCGGTTGCCGCTCAAGAGCCAGTAGTAGTTGCAGCAGCTTCAGACCTGCTTTCAGTTCCTTCAACCAACATCACAGATGTGGTAGTGGCTGAGCCAGAATTTAGCTCATCCCAGTCTCGCGAAGCCGTTGATGCACAAAATCCTGAAGTGCGTCCAGTGGTAGCACCGGAACGCTCTCAAGCTGAATCAGAGCCTGCTCAATCGCAGTTAGTGGCTGTTGCTCCATTGGGATCTGAAAACTATGCTCCCCTGGTGCAACCTATCGCTGGGCAAATGGTTTCCCCCGATCTGCCACCTCTACCGGATGCAGAGGCTTACCTGCCAAATGGTGCCCCTCGCTTTGATGGCTTTATCTGGCCTGCACAGGGCAGATTGACCTCTGGCTATGGCTGGCGTTGGGGCAGAATGCACCGGGGCATTGATATTGGTGCGCCTGTTGGCACCCCTGTCTATGCGGTTGCTGATGGTGTGGTTGAGTTTTCTGGTTGGAACTCTGGTGGCTACGGCAACATGGTAGAAATTCGCCATGCGGATGGTACGATGACGCGCTATGCTCACCACAGTCGTAACCTGGTACGTGCTGGGCAACGGGTGGAGCAAGGGCAACACATTGCGGCTGTCGGTAGTACGGGCTATAGCACAGGTCCTCACCTGCACTTTGAAATTCACCTGCCCAACCAAGGCACTGTCAACCCGATCGCTTATTTGCCTCGTTAG